The Schistocerca gregaria isolate iqSchGreg1 chromosome 2, iqSchGreg1.2, whole genome shotgun sequence genome contains the following window.
gcagtgtccggagcaagtatggtgggtctgacacaccggtgtcaatgtgttcttttttccatttccaggagtgtactaagcaGTGGTATActtgtaatttcttaaactttcccggcgatttgatgacatctcgtggaaatcgggttttctgcctgatatcagcgtcttccaaacacgatatttcgacgtcattacttgacgtcttcatcaggtgttccctgagactggctgcttgctgtcgctgtcgctgcacagGCGAGGGTGGACCCTCGGCTTGAGTAGGAAGCTCTAGCGCTGATGCGCTTCGCCTTCCTCATGGTGGTGTGGCGAGTGGAGTCTTGGCTGTAGTGAAAGGCTTGGCGttgtgcatatttttttttttttataaagaagacagaagagtgagagagagacagtagaagaggaggaaaacgaaaggcctcAAGTGACTGGCCTGGTgacgatttatatatatatatatatatatatatatatatatatatatatatatatatatattagagaatAGGATAGTAGAAGGGACAGTAAGAGAAGCAGGAAGACGAAAGGCTCAATTGACAAGCCAGACTATAACGAGATTGAAGAGAAGAAGTGGAAGGGAGAAtgagagaagaagatcagaaaaacGATGACCACCGATTCGTGTGCCGACACGGACGGTGAGGCAGACACTCGTAGAATGATGGTTTGAGGAACCAATAAGTGAGATGGGAGAGGTCCCAGGAGAAGAAAGCATAGGGAGTGTTTGGATTACTAGAGCAAGGAGGGAGAAGGACGAGAGAACATAGAGGAGGCGTTGAGCAGCTGGCGTCGACAGGTGGAAAAAGAAAAGATGGAAAGGTGTGGAGCAGGAAGGGAAGGGAGAAGGGGGGACCAGGTATCAGTGGGCAAGGATGGCCGAGGGTAGGGGACGCAAGTGGGAAGGCGGTAGCGGGGGATGGTGAGGGGTGGCAGCAGCCGCAGCTGCTATGGCAGCATCTGTGAAGTGGGtgagggtgaggtcagcccccaccctggcggcgcCTCAACGCGTCGCCGGTATGCGTCCCAGTCGATGCCCCGTAAGTCCAAGGAGGCACGGGGCGGCTCCAAGGACCCGACAAGGTCGATGGAGTAGATGACAGGGACGTGGTCAGAGGCTAGGGCTGCTCGGGTGGTGGCGGTGATAGGGACGGGGAGACCTTTCACGATGGCGATGTCAAGGACATCTGGAGGGCCACGATGGGGAAAGATGGTGGGATCAAACGGGCCGACTACGCGGGCACCATGAGCTTCGACCACACGGAGGCGACGGCCATGGTTGTTCGTGAGGCGGCTGTGCCAAGCAGTATGCTTGGCATTGCAGTCGCCCCCAACAAAGAGGTCACCGCCTAATGACAGGACTCTGGCGAAGTCAGGGGCATGGAGGAGGCCACGGGGCCGACGGTAGATGGCCACAAAGGTCATAGGTCCTAGCACAGTGTGCACGACGACGCCTGTGGCCTCAAGGGTGGCGAGGGCGGGGAGGGTAATAGGTTGGTGGCGGAGGGAGGCGCGGACATATACTGCGGTACCTCCAAACGCGGTCGGCCTATCGGTCCGGTAGCAGCAGAAGTTGGGGACCCGGACGCTGACCCCTGGCTTGAGGTGGGATTATGTGAGGAGGCAGATATCGACCCCTTCGTCTAGAAGAAACTGCCGGAATTCCCCTTGCTGGCGgtggatgccattggcattccagacgAGGACGGTGAGGCCATGGAGTCTAACAGCCATGACGGGGGGTGGGGAGGGTGGCGGTGATGGGGGATAGGGAGTGGGAAAGGGCAGCAGCAATTTGTTGGGGAATGGAATGTAGGAGGGCGTCGAGGGCCCCAGTGATCGCAGAAGTCAAAGCATCCACAACACTGGAGATTAGGTCTCCAAAGACTGGGGGGACGGAGAAGGAGAGGAGAGGGTGCGAGGAAGGACCAGGAGGGGGCTTGTTGGGAGCTGGGGTGAGTGGGGCTTGCtgggggtagggggagggagggaggtgggtaGGACGGGGGATGGGGATGGCGAGGAGgggtggtggggaggggtgggaaggttgCAGGTGATTGGGGGGGCGGGAGGGCGGGAGGGAAGATGGGCCAGGCGGACGGCGCCATGCAGGTGGACCTGCAGAGCCAACTGCATGGTGTTCCACAAGGGAAGGGACTGCAGAGCGTCGCTGATGGGCGCGAAACGCCTTGATTTTCGGACAGCCCTGGTAGCTGCCGGTGTGGGCGCCACCACAGCGCGCACAGGTGGGGGGGACATCCAGAGGTTTGGAGCAGGATGTTGATTcgtggccgccggcgcacttgacacagcgcacTGCGCGAGTGCAATCACTCGCATagtgcgccaggccctggcaccggtagcaAATTAGAATCAGGCGCCGGGAACGAGGTTTTTCAATGGTGACCGAACAACGGTCAATGGCGGTGAGAGTCAAGAGGACTCTATTCGCCGGTGTGTCGTCGGCAGAAACAAAAtagaggggggtggggagtttgGTGCGGGGAGAAACGACACGGGAAATGACAGCTGGGGTTACATTGAGGGCATGCAGCGCCTCTCGGAGGTCGTCGGCGGTATACTTAAAAGGAAGGCCGCGGACAACGACCCGGAGTCGCCGCGACCTCTGTGGGGAGGTGGAGCAGCCGATTTTCTGGTCTCCAAAGACATGGATGACCTTCCTGAGGTCGGCAGGGGATTGTAGGTAGAGGCGGTAGAGGTCTTCGCCAGCCTGCCGCACGCGGTAGTCAGATTCGGTGATGTGGTCTAGGAGTTGCCGGAGTTGGGTGTAAGGTTCTGGCTGcttgctgacgctgacgctgtaaagacgagccgctccttggctcgagaatggtgcagtctagacagatttgtcattcctgcggttcctgtggaagagaaaagaaaaatatattaacacacttgtcgatttttccatgctggtgtgacctgtaagagaaaaagtaacacactctgctgggggattagtaaaacttaatccctcagcaggtcaggccagcgcgtgcttggcctgtgatgtggttgttggcccagtccacggatgagccggttacgggagtgttccttcctctcgtagaatttcctggcgatggcgcggaacctttctcgaagaggcaggattccggtgtcctcgtagagttggcgcgtcgaaaagcgccttggaagatgcatagcagtcttcagggcgcggttctgtatccgttgcagagtcacaatgtgagcatctgcggctttcccccagaccacggccgcatactctaacagtgggcgaaccaatgttaggtaaagcgtgatgccgtgttgcggtggcaaagttgactgcgggtttagcagtggatacagggcgcggaggcgtccaactgctctccctttcacatcacggatgtgatgcttccaggtgagcctgcggtctagggtaacccctaggtattttgccgtcccactccatgggatgggttctcccaggatttcgagcggcgtaagccctggcggcagaagtcttcgagtgaagacgactgcctggctctttgtggcgttgaatttcaaccaccactttgttgcccatgagcccaaggcgtcacacccgcgttggaggcggtttctcagcacctgggcattcatgctgcgcgtgaacagggctgtatcatcagcatacagcgccagttcgactcctgccactttcggcgcgtctgcagtgtacagggagtacagcgaggggccgagaaacgacccctgcggcactcctgcacgtatctgccggtctgtggacgtaccgtcgtcagccctcacgtggaaggttcgttcggacaggtacgaccgcagcaacgccatgtgagacgtcggtatcccttgctcaaagagtttgaattcgagaccgtcgtgccacaccgagtcaaacgctcgggagacgtcgaggaacactgcgccaaggaattcccttgtctccagtgccctcatggccggttctaccacccgcaacagctggtgggaagtggcatgctcttctcggaatccgaactgctcgtccgggatgatgccctcctgggtgacgtgtcgcatcagtcttctcgcgtacagcttctcgaaaactttcgagagggacgggagtaggctgatgggtcggtagctcgatgcctggcgtgggtccttgccagatttcaggatggccacgacctccgcgtgtttccacgcagaggggtagtcacccgatcggagaatctcgttgaaaacatcggcaagttgccggtgtaggcccggtggaaggttcttcagcaggaggtttgtgacgccgtcgctgcctccggccttcttggggttcagcgagcgaagttgcaccgcaacttcctcctccgttatcggctcgataacgtcgccttcctcccttgcgccgcggaaggttggcagttgctcgtggactcgccgcatgtggtcgtcgtcgatgacgtcggccaccggtgtaaagttggctgcaaaggcgtcagccaggacgctggctttcgcgtcggggtcgctggcgaagtcgttcccgacctgtaaaggcggtattcgctgtcgccggcgtaggaaggactttaccaccctccatgcactgccatcctcaggattgagggtagacacaaggtcttcccattcctggttccggtgatgctcgactgctgccttgatttcccgtctcatgcggtttaatcggcgcttcgtgtctggtaggcgagtgagctgccattcacgaaacagtcggttcttctcggtgatcgcgtccaatatagggcgcggtagctgtcgcgagaagtctcgtgttccctggcgacgtctcggcgtggcttcctcagctgctcggagtattcttcgggtgaagaatgctagggcggcgtctgcccctaccacggtggggtttggcgcgtcctcgagcagttcgagcgctttcatccgaaagcgctcggcgtcgagcctgcgatagctcggacggctgtctggaagagaagtcccggccacgtcgaggccaaagatgaccggtacgtggtcggaggagagagCGTTCCGCGTCTCAgcggtcgcgaagtgcccgatgcccttcagaagggcaatgtcgagcacgtcgggctgtccccgtgcagggaagatcgtggggtcaaacggccccacggtgatcgcgccgttgcggtgaacaacgcgggagaggcggcgcccgctgcggctaacagttcgcgagttccattcggtgtgtttcgcattgaaatccccggcaatgaaaactcgcccctccagcgacagcaggacgtcgaagtcggcttcgtctagcggtctgctaggctgccgatagaccgacacgaaaagaatctttccggcggtggtgttgacggccactcccgtggcttctagcgcgttgagcgccggcagttgaactcggtggtggcgcagtgacttcttcacgtagatggcagtgccgcccccatgggtggctctgtcatctcggtagcagcaaaagtttgctgctcgcacgtcgaccccgggtttgaggaaggtctcctgcacaaggcagatgtcgaccgcctcgtcccgtaggaattggcgaaactcgccCTGCTGGGGGTGGAGACCCCGAGCGTTAAACGTGCAgatggttaacccataaatatggtcgttatccatattagggccggcttctcccggcggtggcctggagggccgccgtcactgctcccacgagcaccggtagctgagtcatcagctggttgagcgactgcagaagcgcggccagctcggtggagtcatccttcactgtttcgggaaggttcgactccatcgcgacgtttcccgtagtcggcagcggagcggcgtgctgagaacgccctgcgcgggcggcaaccatcctagcagccgcgggcgccggcaagccgtCACCCCCGACCGCAGGCGGTGCCGCcggcgagggcagctgcgacggctgcggtgccggtgcgccccaccccctcccccccccccccccccccccccccgcgagcgGCACAGGCTGCTCGGAGGGGGCGGCCGCCTTCCCCTTAGCTGCGTCCGCAAAGCTGCGACccgggtttacgcggctggcgcgctTCCCTCGCTTGAAGGCGACGCACCCTCGGTAGCACGCGACGTGGTCCCCGCCGCAATTGCAGCACGTCGGCTGGTCTTCCTTCTTCTTGGGGCAGTCCCGCGACTGGTGTTGCCCTCCGCATTTGCAGCAGCGCTCCGGCATCCTGCAAAATTTGGACACATGGtccatgcgttggcagttgaagcactgggctcgcctgcctttcgcccggagtggttcgacttttacgtcgaagtcggcaatgctgtcaacctgaaaaattttccggttgtcaacgttgtcaaccagaaccactaggaacaagggcatgtccctgtgggtcctgggtgacttcatcaagccgatgtggcgggtctggaagccgatctcttccagctgccgctgtaggaactcCGGTTCCATCTTCATAGGCAGATGGCGAATAACTgccttcagctgcttcagctgaTCGGTGCTCTGCGTAAAGCAGTGCCACTTCTCCGATTCGCAGAGCTGCATGAGTTTCGCGTGGTCCTCCATGCAGTCTGGTCGAACCTTGTACGTGTCGTTGCCCGCGATCATCTTTCGCGGTTTTGCGACAGCGTACAGCTTGTCCCTCAGCTCGGTATAGCTGCCGGGAAACTGAATAGAGATATGCGGCGGgcggcggggcggtttcgtcgccgtggtcggctgtgtcccgtccccgtcggtctcggctactTCCGGCAGGCCCGCGAACCGGTTTGCAGCCTGGACCGCTTCTGGCGTCACCAGTTCGAACGCCCTGGCTCTCGCTGTAtggcgccggggaggcgcgatgaaGCCTTCTCCATCGGGTTGCCTCGGTGACGTGGTCGTCCTACGGCGCGCCCTCTTCTTCCGCCTGGCGCGACCGGAACTTGCCTGGGGGGAGGGAGTGTTCTCTACGGCCGCGGCTGGGCGCTTCCGTGAGGTTTGCTCTACCTCTGCAGGCTTGTCCGGTTCTGCCAGACTGCACGCTGGCGATGGCGTGGCGGGCTCTGTGGCCGGCGTGACTGCTGGCACGGCAGCTGTCGTGGCGGTTACATGTGCGCGCATGTCCGCGGGCACCAAAGACCGGAGTTTCAATAGTGCCCCCGCCCTGACCTCTTCTGTCCCCGTGGCCAGCCGTTGCATACAGCTGAAGCTCTCCTCTGCAGTCAGGCGCGCGATGGCGGCGGCAAATTCCTCCTTTGTTAGGGGAAAAGGCGGCTCTGGCCGTCGTCGCGGTCCTGAGAGTGTGCGGGAGCGGCCACGTGCGTTCGCGGAAATTTCCGCGCCACCACGGCGGCCACGTGCAGCACTCTCGCTCGTCGTCCTCGTCGGTGATGGCGGGTCAGATGCTGCCGCCGTTAGGGAGACCTCCCTTGGACGGCCATCCGCCGCGCCCTGCGTCTCGCCGGAGCGATCATCTCGCTGCAGCTCCTCCTCCATGTCGCGACCCCAACACGACAACTTTGCTTTTTTAGAAAAGACGACAGATTTTGCTTTTCAGATTGtggggtcacgccacgtggattttgccaCCTGAGTCCCTAGCAGGCTGATCCGAACctagaaggaaaaaaaggaaacaccaGTGAAcgagaacacgcaaggcgagaAGCCAAATGCGTGAACCCGCGCAGCCGATTGCAACACAACCGCCAAACAAAGGAATAGCCTCGGTAGCGTCAGCTAAGAGCGTCCGCTCGCTTCGGCATCCACAGCGCAAGTGCGTGCGTGTCGCGTCGCGTGCgtcctggctgcttgctggaccgggtcgcatatttatgcctgcccggtgcctggtgttctgtttgccgttccctagtcggtccgcgcccgctagccgcgctatcctgccgctctaggtgttctctattccgtccgcgcccgctctggccgtctccaacagCGGTCGTgtcctcctggtgttcccttctcggtccgcacccgcgagtcgCGCttcaatgccgctctggacgttccctattccgtccgctcccgctctggccgtctccgactgcggcttcctggggcggggggggggggggggcggttgtcgTTGGAGCTTGCTCTGGCAGAAGCCGCTTCCTGTCCGCTACCTACGACGGACCACGACCAGGACATGGACACCGAGACTGGCGACACTCCGACAGCGTCGACGAGCCGTTATGCGGACCCAGCCTTGGCTGGCGAGGCGAGTGGTGCGGCGGGCCCGTCCCGCCAGCCACCTACGGCAAATCGGCGAACGAAGAGTGGCGCCAAGAAGACACGTTGGCGCGTCCTGACGACAAGCGACGGCTTACTGTCGTTGACGGTAGCGCGTGTTTTGGACGTGGGAGGGCCGCAAACACCCTCACCCACCTCCACCAAGACCACAGAAGCCGCCGCCAGACGACCTGAGGACGACTCCAGCAACGGCGCCCCGATGGTCCACAAAAATGGGGGCGCAACAGCTGCGACGGAGGCCGACAAACAACTCCAATTTCTGATGGGGCTCATCCCTGGAGCTCAGAAATCGGGAAACCAGGCAGAAAACCCGACTCTGAAGCGCTCCAGCCGGAAGCGTCGTGCTGATACACTGCACGATGCGTCCGCAAAGCGCCCGGCCGCCGGCACCTCCAGCAGCGCACCGGAAATGCGCACTAAGCAGAAGACGTCACGGAAGGGGACCAGGACCCCGCCCGAGACGGATGAAGACGGGTTTACAAAGCCCACAAGGAAGCACACGGCCAGGGCGGTCGTGCTAGCAGCGGCTGCAGACGGACTGAACACTGCCAACCGATACAGCGGCCTCCCTGACGCAGCAGCGGAGGCGACCGACGCTGAGCAGCAGAAGAGGGCGCCCCCTCCCCCGCCGGTTGTCATCCGATGGGAGGACGCCTTCAAAGAATTCGAAACGATGATCAAGCAGGTGGTGAAGGGCAGCTTCACAACGCGGACGGCAGGCCGCGACCTGTACCGCGTCATCACGCGCACTGCGGACGACTATCGTGGTGTAATGGAACTGACGAGGCGTGAGGGACTCCATTCCTTCACGTACTCGTCGGAACCCGTGAAAACACTCAAAGTAGTTTTAGGAAGCTGCCTTTCAACATGGATCCAGGCTACCTGCGAGAGCTGCTGGAGGAGAAGGGGTATGTCATCCGCAGCACATCGCGGATGAAGTCACCGAGGGACTACAGTGACATGCCCCTTTTCCTCGCTGCCCTGGATGACAACCCTGTTCATCGGAAGATTTTCCAGGAGAAGAGGGTGGGCAGTGCTGAAGTCACTGTGGAGAAACTGCGGCGCAGAAGAGGACCTccgcagtgcttcaactgccaaggCATCGACCATATTGCTAAATATTATCAGATGATGCCGCGCTGCGTGAAATGCGCAGGAAACCACGCCAGCAGGGAATGTCCGCTCCCCAGGAAGGACGCCCCGACCTGCTGCAACTGCAAAGAGGCGCATGTCGCCAACTACAGAGGCTGCAAGGCCTTCAAGACAGCAGCGGCCAGGCCTGTGCAAGCGGGCAAAAGTTTCGCGGCGGCTGCCGCTGCATCTGCGGCACCAATGACGAGACCGGCCCAGAGACCACCCGCCCACCCCGCGGACGTCCATGGgagcggacggcgaagagagcagcCAGAGCTGACCGGCGCACCGCCAGCTGCAGAGTCCATGCCAGCCAGGGCAGAAAACCGGCGTGGTAGACGCGGAGGGCGGCCAAACAACGCCCCCACCGCTTCGACGCCCGCCGAGCAAGTCCTGCCTCCACCGACGCAGACGACAGAGGCGCCAGCTGCGCCCAGCGAAGCTGTAGAGCTGCGTGAAATGCTGCGTGAATTCAAGCATCTCATACTGCAGCTTCCGCAGATGATTGTATCTGCCCTGACTACGGCCAGCCAGGCCGCCACCACACGTGCAGCCCCCGCCCCACATCATGGCTAATACGCCAATACTGGGGCTCACCGTTTGCGTCTGGCGGCGACTTCAATGCTTAACACTCGGAGTGGAACTCCCGGGTGACGACCACTAGCGGGAGGAGGCTACTGCGAGCGTCCCAGCAACACGACGCGATGGTAGTGGGGCCTTTTGACCCCACACACTATCCCCAACGCGGCCGCGCCGACGTCTTGGACGTCGCCATCATCAAGGGTGCCGCACACGACACTGTCGCGACCACGCGGGTGGCACTATCGTCTGACCACCTTCCTGTGGTATTCGATCTCGCCGCCGACGGGGTCGCACCACCGGAGGGCCGCAAGCAGTACCGTAACGTCGACTGGGACCACTTCCGGGACCACCTAGAAGAGACAGTCGCCGCCATGCCTGACCCAGAAACCGAGGGCGCCGATGCCGCCCTTGCAGCATT
Protein-coding sequences here:
- the LOC126335934 gene encoding uncharacterized protein LOC126335934; this encodes MDTETGDTPTASTSRYADPALAGEASGAAGPSRQPPTANRRTKSGAKKTRWRVLTTSDGLLSLTVARVLDVGGPQTPSPTSTKTTEAAARRPEDDSSNGAPMVHKNGGATAATEADKQLQFLMGLIPGAQKSGNQAENPTLKRSSRKRRADTLHDASAKRPAAGTSSSAPEMRTKQKTSRKGTRTPPETDEDGFTKPTRKHTARAVVLAAAADGLNTANRYSGLPDAAAEATDAEQQKRAPPPPPVVIRWEDAFKEFETMIKQVVKGSFTTRTAGRDLYRVITRTADDYRGVMELTRPGKSFAAAAAASAAPMTRPAQRPPAHPADVHGSGRRREQPELTGAPPAAESMPARAENRRGRRGGRPNNAPTASTPAEQVLPPPTQTTEAPAAPSEAVELREMLREFKHLILQLPQMIVSALTTASQAATTRAAPAPHHG